The proteins below come from a single Oncorhynchus gorbuscha isolate QuinsamMale2020 ecotype Even-year linkage group LG12, OgorEven_v1.0, whole genome shotgun sequence genomic window:
- the spag6 gene encoding sperm-associated antigen 6 has product MSQRQVLQVFEQYQKSRTQFVQTIAELATRPQNIETLQNAGVMSLLRPLLLDVVPTIQQTTALALGRLANYNDDLAEAVVKGDILPQLVYSLTEQNRFYKKAAAFVLRAVAKHSPALAQAVVDCGALDALVISLEEFDPGVKEAAAWALGYIARHNAHLSQAVVDAGAVPLLVLCIQEPEVALKRIAASALSDIAKHSPELAQTVVDTGAIAHLAQMVLNPDAKLKRQVFSALSQISKHSVDLAEMVVEAEIFPAVLACLRDPDEYVRKNVTTLMREITKHTPELSLMIVNAGGVAAVIDYLGDSRGNVRLPGIMMLGYVAAHSENLAMAVIVSKGVPQLAICLSEEPEEHIKAATAWAFGQIGRHTPEHARAVSTANVLPKLLALYMDTDSSEDLQVKAKMALKSILQKCTYLPALEPLLYEAPSNILKHVVCQFSKVLPHDSKARRLFVTSGGLKKVQEIKADPGSALQEYINSINNCYPEEIVRYYSPGYSETLLARVEKYQPV; this is encoded by the exons ATGAGTCAACGACAGGTTTTACAAG TGTTTGAGCAGTATCAGAAATCAAGGACACAGTTTGTGCAGACTATTGCTGAGCTTGCCACAAGACCACAAAACATTGAAACTTTACAAAATGCTG GTGTGATGTCCCTGCTGAGGCCTTTACTGCTAGATGTGGTTCCTACCATCCAGCAGACAACTGCTCTGGCTCTAGGACGACTGGCCAACTACAATGACGACCTGGCAGAGGCCGTCGTCAAGGGAGACATCCTCCCACAGCTCGTCTACTCCCTAACCGAGCAGAac aggttcTATAAGAAGGCAGCAGCGTTTGTCCTGCGTGCGGTGGCCAAGCACAGCCCTGCTTTGGCCCAGGCCGTGGTGGACTGTGGAGCGCTGGACGCTCTGGTCATCTCTCTGGAAGAGTTTGACCCTGGGGTCAAGGAGGCTGCTGCTTGGGCTCTGGGATACATTGCACGCCACAATGCAC ACCTGTCTCAGGCGGTAGTGGATGCGGGGGCCGTTCCTCTGCTGGTGCTGTGTATCCAGGAACCAGAGGTGGCCCTGAAACGCATCGCTGCCTCGGCCCTTAGCGACATCGCCAAGCACTCCCCTGAGCTGGCTCAGACTGTGGTCGACACCGGCGCCATCGCACACCTGGCCCAGATGGTCCTCAACCCTGATGCCAAACTGAAG aggcaggtgttcTCTGCCCTGAGTCAGATCAGTAAGCACTCGGTGGACCTGGCTGAGATGGTGGTGGAGGCAGAGATCTTCCCTGCTGTCCTGGCCTGCCTCCGAGACCCAGATGAGTACGTCAGGAAGAATGTTACCACACTGATGAGAGAGATCACCAAACACACAcctgag ctgtcTCTGATGATCGTGAATGCGGGTGGTGTGGCGGCGGTGATTGACTACCTGGGTGATAGCCGTGGTAACGTGCGGTTACCTGGGATCATGATGCTTGGATATGTGGCCGCTCACTCTGAAAACCTTGCCATGGCCGTCATCGtgtctaag GGGGTGCCCCAGCTggccatctgtctgtctgaggagcCAGAGGAGCACATCAAGGCGGCCACAGCGTGGGCGTTTGGCCAGATCGGCCGCCACACCCCGGAGCATGCTAGGGCCGTGTCCACAGCTAACGTCCTGCCCAAGCTGCTGGCCCTCTACATGGACACGGACAGCTCAGAGGACCTGCAGGTCAAG GCTAAGATGGCTCTGAAGAGCATCCTACAGAAGTGCACCTACCTGCCTGCTCTGGAGCCCCTGCTCTACGAAGCTCCCAGCAACATCCTGAAACATGTTGTCTGCCAGTTCAGCAAG gtGCTGCCCCATGACAGCAAGGCTCGTCGTCTGTTTGTAACCAGCGGAGGCCTGAAGAAGGTTCAGGAAATTAAGGCTGATCCTGGATCTGCCCTGCAGGAGTACATCAACTCTATCAACAACTGTTACCCTGAGGAGAtagtcag GTACTACTCCCCTGGCTACTCAGAGACTCTGCTGGCGCGTGTAGAGAAGTACCAGCCTGTTTGA